TCGTTTTCTTGCGTTTTTCATCAGTGACTGTCATGATGTGCAGTTCACCATTCAGGCGATTGGCAAGTTGCTGGCCGCGCCTGATCAAAAGGGTGCCGTTTGAGTTGTAACTGAGCGCGACGAGGATCTTCTCTGCCGCCTGCAGTGCGTTTTGCACAGCGTGTGTCTTTCGGTACTGTTCCAATCGCTCATTCACATCGTCTGCAATCAGTCGCAGTGCAAACTCTCGCAGGATCGAGAGTGCATCTTGGTTTAACTCAGGCGGGTGGCGTGTGTCGCCCTTTTTTTCTTTTTCCAAACGTTTGAGTACTGCCTCGGGGTCGACATCGATCAGTTTGATCTCGTGCGCACCCGCTACGACAGACAGTGGGACAGTATGCCTGACTTCAATCCCTGTCAATTTTTTAATGTTTTGTCGCAACTCTTCGATGTCATAGATATTCAAGGTCGTCATCACGTGGATGCCTTGCTCTAATAAAAAGGCCACGTCGTCAAGACGTGTCGAGAACCGCGCGCCTGGTTGGTTCACATGGGCCAGATCATCGACAAGAAGGATGTCTGGCCTGCGCGCAAGGATTGCCTGAACATTGAGATCGGCAGAAATCTTTTCATCCGTCGATTTGATGATCGGGATTGCAGAGAGCGGGGCTTCGTTTACAAACTCCTCAAGCGGGTGCTCTTCGCTGACGCCAGAGAGCACCACATCCATTCCAGATGCAAGCAGGTCGTACCCGTCATGCAGCATCGTGTAGGTTTTCCCTGTTTTGCTGCCGGCGCCTAAATAAATTTTCAGGTGTCCTTTTTTAAGAAAGGACATCTCTTCCATAATCTCTGCATTTGATTTTCTGCGAAAGGGGTCACTCGACATCGCGACGTCTCCTTTATAACAACTTCGATCGATCTGCGGCTGGATTGCCTTGTCTTCAACGCGTGTTATCATGAAATCATATCATAATCGCTAAGAGGTAAGAAGGATGTCAAAACGTGGAACAAAGCGTCTCGGGACGGTCTTGGCGGTTGCCCTTATCGTTTATACTTTCTGGATGATTCTTGACGCTTGGAACAAAGCGACGGGGCAGTTGCAAGAATCCCACTATGCGCTTCTCTGTCTGTTTGAGGCGCTTTGGCAGCGCGAACTTCACCATAAAGTGCTTGTGACACACCTTTTGCGCGCGGCAAACGCAGCACTTTCTGCGCCTTTTCACACGCCGTCGCTCCGCGATGTATCATCACTTGAGCGCATCGCCATTGCGCAAGCGGGGGCAACGTCGTCACCGCTCGCCGTGGTTGCACAGCAGGCGAGCTGGATTTTGGCGATTTTTCTTGTGCTCGTGGTTTACATTTTAAAAGAGAAGAAACTCACCCGGCTGATCCGTGAGCAAGAATTGCTGCGCGACAAGCTGCTGGCCATCTCGGGCGGCTGGATGCTGGCGACGGTAAAACCGGGCAGCGTCAAAGAAGTGATGACGCACATTCTTGAACAGGTGACCATCTACACGGACATCTCTGCCGCAGAGGTGTTGCAACAGGTTGATGACGCAGACGGAGTGGCGCTGCGTTCCTACTGCAGAAGCGGCCCTCTTATTTCGGAATCGATCCGCGAGATACCCAATGCGCTTTTGCACGTCGAGGCAGGCGCGATCAATGAAGTCATGCGCACGCGCCGTGTCTGGTACAGTGGAATCTATGCAGAGGTAGGCACCATCCTTCCGGGAATCCGCATCCCAAACACGGCGGTGTACCCGCTTATCGATCGCGACCGCGCGCGCGGAGTACTGGTGCTTCGCGGACGCGGGGGGCAGTGGAACGCCCAACTCTCGGATCTGATCGCGATTATTGCGCGTGAGATCGCGATGCTTCTCACCTATGGGGCGATGGAAGAGGATGCGGCGAATGTCGCGCGCTATCGCGAGATGGACCGCCTGCGGACAGATCTTCTCGCAAACGTTTCGCACGAACTTCGGACGCCACTCGGGCTGATTCAGGGTTATGCGGAGACCCTTGTGTATCGCGGAAAACGACTCTCCGAAGACCAGCACGCAGAGTTTGCGCAACTCATTGTCGATGAGAGTGTACAATTAGAGAATCAGATTGATAAACTCTTGAAGGTATCCACGTGGAAGGCGACTGGCGCGCACCTTCACAAACGTCCGTTTCTCGGCGACGAGTGGATCAACCGCCTCCAAAAAAGACTGTCAGCACAAACGCGTGTCGTGTTGCACCTTGGCGGTGAACACGAAGAATTCCTCTTGGGCGACCCGGATGAATTGATGGACGCAACGTTTAACCTGCTTGATAATGCGCTGAAATACTCGGCGGATCGCATTGATCTTTTTGTTGAAATGCGCCCGGATACCTTGCGCGTCCGCGTGCGGGATCGCGGGAAAGGCGTGCGCGGAATAGACCTTGAGCGGATCTTTGAACGCTTTTATCGCGGCGATGAGCATGCCCGCTCTGAGATTCGCGGATCAGGTCTTGGTCTTAGCATCGTCAAAGAGATTATCATAGCGCACGGCGGTCAAACCTTTGCGAGAAATGTGGATGGCGGATTCGAGGTTGGCTTTGAGATACCCGTTGTGTGAAGGATGTGGTGAAGATGGCGCAGCAGGCAGAGTCGATCTTGGTTGTGGAGGATGAAGAGAAGTACCGCCGTTTGCTCTCAATGAATCTTGAACTCGAAGGGTATAGCGTAACGGCAGTCGGTGACGGCCACGCGGCGCTTGAGCAGGTGTTTGAGCGGGAACCGAGTCTCGTTGTGCTTGACATGCGGATGCCTGAGATGGATGGATTTGAGCTTTGCAAGCGGCTTCGGAAGATGACGTCTGTGCCGATTTTGGCGCTGACGGCGCTTAACACGGAGGCGGATCTG
This sequence is a window from Ferroacidibacillus organovorans. Protein-coding genes within it:
- a CDS encoding sensor histidine kinase gives rise to the protein MSKRGTKRLGTVLAVALIVYTFWMILDAWNKATGQLQESHYALLCLFEALWQRELHHKVLVTHLLRAANAALSAPFHTPSLRDVSSLERIAIAQAGATSSPLAVVAQQASWILAIFLVLVVYILKEKKLTRLIREQELLRDKLLAISGGWMLATVKPGSVKEVMTHILEQVTIYTDISAAEVLQQVDDADGVALRSYCRSGPLISESIREIPNALLHVEAGAINEVMRTRRVWYSGIYAEVGTILPGIRIPNTAVYPLIDRDRARGVLVLRGRGGQWNAQLSDLIAIIAREIAMLLTYGAMEEDAANVARYREMDRLRTDLLANVSHELRTPLGLIQGYAETLVYRGKRLSEDQHAEFAQLIVDESVQLENQIDKLLKVSTWKATGAHLHKRPFLGDEWINRLQKRLSAQTRVVLHLGGEHEEFLLGDPDELMDATFNLLDNALKYSADRIDLFVEMRPDTLRVRVRDRGKGVRGIDLERIFERFYRGDEHARSEIRGSGLGLSIVKEIIIAHGGQTFARNVDGGFEVGFEIPVV